A region of Ursus arctos isolate Adak ecotype North America unplaced genomic scaffold, UrsArc2.0 scaffold_31, whole genome shotgun sequence DNA encodes the following proteins:
- the LOC113264277 gene encoding histone H2A type 1 — MSGRGKQGGKARAKAKTRSSRAGLQFPVGRVHRLLRKGNYAERVGAGAPVYLAAVLEYLTAEILELAGNAARDNKKTRIIPRHLQLAIRNDEELNKLLGKVTIAQGGVLPNIQAVLLPKKTESHHKAKGK; from the coding sequence ATGTCCGGACGCGGCAAACAGGGCGGCAAGGCTCGCGCCAAGGCCAAGACGCGCTCCTCGCGGGCCGGCCTCCAGTTCCCGGTGGGCCGTGTGCACCGCCTGCTCCGCAAGGGCAACTACGCCGAGCGGGTCGGGGCCGGCGCGCCCGTGTACCTGGCGGCCGTGCTGGAGTACCTGACGGCCGAGATCCTGGAGCTGGCGGGCAACGCGGCCCGCGACAACAAGAAGACGCGCATCATCCCGCGCCACCTGCAGCTGGCCATCCGCAACGACGAGGAGCTCAACAAGCTGCTGGGCAAAGTCACCATCGCGCAGGGCGGCGTCCTGCCCAACATCCAGGCCGTGCTGCTGCCCAAGAAGACTGAGAGCCACCACAAGGCCAAGGGCAAATAG
- the LOC113264295 gene encoding histone H4 — MSGRGKGGKGLGKGGAKRHRKVLRDNIQGITKPAIRRLARRGGVKRISGLIYEETRGVLKVFLENVIRDAVTYTEHAKRKTVTAMDVVYALKRQGRTLYGFGG; from the coding sequence ATGTCTGGTCGCGGCAAGGGCGGGAAGGGCCTGGGCAAGGGGGGCGCCAAGCGCCACCGCAAGGTGCTGCGCGACAACATCCAGGGCATCACCAAGCCCGCCATCCGGCGGCTGGCCCGGCGCGGCGGCGTCAAGCGCATCTCCGGCCTCATCTACGAGGAGACCCGCGGGGTGCTCAAGGTGTTCCTGGAGAACGTGATCCGGGACGCCGTCACCTACACGGAGCACGCCAAGCGCAAGACGGTCACGGCCATGGACGTGGTCTACGCGCTCAAGCGCCAGGGCCGCACTCTCTACGGCTTCGGGGGCTGA
- the LOC113264281 gene encoding histone H2A type 1-H: MSGRGKQGGKARAKAKTRSSRAGLQFPVGRVHRLLRKGNYAERVGAGAPVYLAAVLEYLTAEILELAGNAARDNKKTRIIPRHLQLAIRNDEELNKLLGKVTIAQGGVLPNIQAVLLPKKTESHHKAK, encoded by the coding sequence ATGTCAGGACGCGGGAAACAGGGCGGCAAGGCTCGCGCCAAGGCCAAGACGCGCTCCTCGCGGGCCGGCCTCCAGTTCCCGGTGGGCCGTGTGCACCGCCTGCTCCGCAAGGGCAACTACGCCGAGCGGGTCGGGGCCGGCGCGCCCGTGTACCTGGCGGCCGTGCTGGAGTACCTGACGGCCGAGATCCTGGAGCTGGCGGGCAACGCGGCCCGCGACAACAAGAAGACGCGCATCATCCCGCGCCACCTGCAGCTGGCCATCCGCAACGACGAGGAGCTCAACAAGCTGCTGGGCAAAGTCACCATCGCGCAGGGCGGCGTCCTGCCCAACATCCAGGCCGTGCTGCTGCCCAAGAAGACCGAGAGCCACCACAAGGCCAAGTGA
- the LOC113264260 gene encoding ERV-H1 provirus ancestral Env polyprotein isoform X1 encodes MPSNALILFLLSLPKLLHCLSSAGTPGWVQLNATPFLFTDCWLCGQDSVGTAVPAPIEVWLRANYSVTPFVSYIHSFPNQNIEQLFFKAWKKDIETKVAKVPWSNSTPNLTWLDQLQLNASGTFPICFENSTYTPDSGFFVGNLPTSQCDFTFQVTSTSAEEYWSGSLFHSLSAYKDPEKPHLFLRAQYPLQEKTSFLSPANNSCSAGWSQVSCNSSTLGLAEGLLLSSQEFFLKIYPSSSLASTMVERLRLDASLIWNKLSGTASTSPPKLLFKYGFHLNLRAGDGLFFYCGQRAYVTLPPQWRGRCSLAYLALLTDYAPGSRHRPHVLNQSETQV; translated from the coding sequence ATGCCCTCGAACgcactcattctctttctcctttctcttcccaaacTTCTACATTGCCTCTCATCTGCAGGGACCCCAGGATGGGTTCAACTCAATGCCACTCCCTTCCTTTTCACTGATTGTTGGCTATGTGGGCAAGACTCAGTAGGGACCGCTGTGCCCGCCCCTATCGAGGTCTGGCTACGGGCTAATTACTCCGTCACCCCTTTCGTCTcctatattcattcattccccaATCAAAATATAGagcaactattttttaaagcctGGAAGAAGGACATAGAAACCAAAGTAGCCAAAGTCCCCTGGTCCAACAGCACCCCAAACCTCACCTGGTTGGACCAGCTCCAACTCAATGCCTCGGGAACATTCCCGATTTGCTTCGAAAACTCTACTTACACTCCAGACTCAGGGTTTTTTGTAGGAAATCTTCCCACGTCCCAGTGCGACTTCACCTTCCAAGTCACTTCGACCTCTGCAGAGGAATACTGGAGTGGCTCCCTTTTCCACTCCCTCAGCGCCTACAAAGATCCTGAGAAACCTCACCTCTTCCTCCGGGCCCAGTATCCCCTCCAGGAAAAGACCTCTTTTCTCAGCCCCGCTAACAACTCCTGTTCAGCAGGCTGGTCCCAGGTGTCCTGCAACTCCTCTACACTCGGACTGGCCGAAGGCTTACTCCTCTCatcccaagaattctttctgaaAATCTATCCTTCCAGCTCACTTGCTTCCACGATGGTCGAGCGGCTCCGTTTAGACGCTTCCCTAATATGGAATAAATTGTCAGGAACCGCCTCTACCTCCCCGCCAAAGCTTCTCTTTAAGTACGGGTTCCACCTAAATCTCCGAGCAGGGGACGGTTTATTCTTCTATTGTGGGCAAAGGGCATATGTCACCTTACCCCCGCAGTGGAGAGGGCGATGCTCGTTAGCCTACTTAGCGCTGCTCACGGACTACGCCCCTGGGTCCCGCCACAGGCCGCACGTCCTAAACCAATCCGAGACTCAGGTATAG
- the LOC113264287 gene encoding histone H2B type 1-C/E/F/G/I, giving the protein MPEPAKSAPAPKKGSKKAVTKAQKKDGKKRKRSRKESYSVYVYKVLKQVHPDTGISSKAMGIMNSFVNDIFERIAGEASRLAHYNKRSTITSREIQTAVRLLLPGELAKHAVSEGTKAVTKYTSSK; this is encoded by the coding sequence ATGCCTGAGCCAGCGAAGTCCGCGCCCGCCCCGAAGAAGGGCTCCAAGAAGGCCGTGACCAAGGCGCAGAAGAAGGACGGCAAGAAGCGCAAGCGCAGCCGCAAGGAGAGCTACTCGGTGTACGTGTACAAGGTGCTGAAGCAGGTGCACCCCGACACCGGCATCTCGTCCAAGGCCATGGGCATCATGAACTCGTTCGTCAACGACATCTTCGAGCGCATCGCGGGCGAGGCGTCGCGCCTGGCGCATTACAACAAGCGCTCGACCATCACGTCCAGGGAGATCCAGACGGCCGTGCGCCTGCTGCTGCCCGGGGAACTGGCCAAGCACGCCGTGTCCGAGGGCACCAAGGCCGTCACCAAGTACACTAGCTCCAAGTAA
- the LOC113264260 gene encoding histone H2A type 1 isoform X2 yields MSGRGKQGGKARAKAKTRSSRAGLQFPVGRVHRLLRKGNYAERVGAGAPVYLAAVLEYLTAEILELAGNAARDNKKTRIIPRHLQLAIRNDEELNKLLGKVTIAQGGVLPNIQAVLLPKKTESHHKAKGK; encoded by the coding sequence ATGTCCGGACGCGGGAAGCAGGGCGGCAAGGCTCGCGCCAAGGCCAAGACGCGCTCCTCGCGGGCCGGTCTCCAGTTCCCGGTGGGCCGTGTGCACCGCCTGCTCCGCAAGGGCAACTACGCCGAGCGGGTCGGGGCCGGCGCGCCCGTGTACCTGGCGGCCGTGCTGGAGTACCTGACGGCCGAGATCCTGGAGCTGGCGGGCAACGCGGCCCGCGACAACAAGAAGACGCGCATCATCCCGCGCCACCTGCAGCTGGCCATCCGCAACGACGAGGAGCTCAACAAGCTGCTGGGCAAAGTCACCATCGCGCAGGGCGGCGTCCTGCCCAACATCCAGGCCGTGCTGCTGCCCAAGAAGACCGAGAGCCACCACAAGGCCAAGGGCAAGTAG
- the LOC113264286 gene encoding histone H2B type 1-H: protein MPDPAKSAPAPKKGSKKAVTKAQKKDGKKRKRSRKESYSVYVYKVLKQVHPDTGISSKAMGIMNSFVNDIFERIAGEASRLAHYNKRSTITSREIQTAVRLLLPGELAKHAVSEGTKAVTKYTSSK, encoded by the coding sequence ATGCCTGACCCAGCGAAGTCCGCGCCCGCCCCGAAGAAGGGCTCCAAGAAGGCGGTGACCAAGGCGCAGAAGAAGGACGGCAAGAAGCGCAAGCGCAGCCGCAAGGAGAGCTACTCGGTGTACGTGTACAAGGTGCTGAAGCAGGTGCACCCCGACACCGGCATCTCGTCCAAGGCCATGGGCATCATGAACTCGTTCGTCAACGACATCTTCGAGCGCATCGCGGGCGAGGCGTCGCGCCTGGCGCATTACAACAAGCGCTCGACCATCACGTCCAGGGAGATCCAGACGGCCGTGCGCCTGCTGCTGCCCGGGGAGCTGGCCAAGCACGCCGTGTCCGAGGGCACCAAGGCCGTCACCAAGTACACCAGCTCCAAGTGA
- the LOC113264292 gene encoding histone H4 — protein MSGRGKGGKGLGKGGAKRHRKVLRDNIQGITKPAIRRLARRGGVKRISGLIYEETRGVLKVFLENVIRDAVTYTEHAKRKTVTAMDVVYALKRQGRTLYGFGG, from the coding sequence ATGTCAGGCCGCGGCAAGGGCGGGAAGGGCCTGGGCAAGGGGGGCGCCAAGCGCCACCGCAAGGTGCTGCGCGACAACATCCAGGGCATCACCAAGCCCGCCATCCGGCGGCTGGCCCGGCGCGGCGGCGTCAAGCGCATCTCCGGCCTCATCTACGAGGAGACCCGCGGGGTGCTCAAGGTGTTCCTGGAGAACGTGATCCGGGACGCCGTCACCTACACGGAGCACGCCAAGCGCAAGACGGTCACGGCCATGGACGTGGTCTACGCGCTCAAGCGCCAGGGCCGCACCCTCTACGGCTTCGGGGGCTGA
- the LOC113264285 gene encoding histone H2B type 1-K, which produces MPEPAKSAPAPKKGSKKAVTKAQKKDGKKRKRSRKESYSVYVYKVLKQVHPDTGISSKAMGIMNSFVNDIFERIAGEASRLAHYNKRSTITSREIQTAVRLLLPGELAKHAVSEGTKAVTKYTSAK; this is translated from the coding sequence ATGCCCGAACCGGCCAAGTCGGCTCCGGCCCCGAAGAAGGGTTCCAAGAAGGCGGTGACCAAGGCGCAGAAGAAGGACGGCAAGAAGCGCAAGCGCAGCCGCAAGGAGAGCTACTCGGTGTACGTGTACAAGGTGCTGAAGCAGGTGCACCCCGACACCGGCATCTCGTCCAAGGCCATGGGCATCATGAACTCGTTCGTCAACGACATCTTCGAGCGCATCGCGGGCGAGGCGTCGCGCCTGGCGCATTACAACAAGCGCTCGACCATCACGTCCAGGGAGATCCAGACGGCCGTGCGCCTGCTGCTGCCCGGGGAGCTGGCCAAGCACGCCGTGTCCGAGGGCACCAAGGCCGTCACCAAGTACACCAGCGCCAAGTGA
- the LOC113264300 gene encoding histone H3.1, which yields MARTKQTARKSTGGKAPRKQLATKAARKSAPATGGVKKPHRYRPGTVALREIRRYQKSTELLIRKLPFQRLVREIAQDFKTDLRFQSSAVMALQEACEAYLVGLFEDTNLCAIHAKRVTIMPKDIQLARRIRGERA from the coding sequence ATGGCTCGCACAAAGCAGACGGCGCGTAAGTCGACGGGCGGCAAGGCCCCGCGCAAGCAGCTGGCCACCAAGGCGGCCCGCAAGAGCGCGCCGGCCACCGGCGGCGTCAAGAAGCCGCACCGCTACCGGCCCGGCACGGTGGCCCTGCGCGAGATCCGGCGCTACCAGAAGTCCACCGAGCTGCTGATCCGCAAGCTGCCGTTCCAGCGGCTGGTGCGCGAGATCGCGCAGGACTTCAAGACCGACCTGCGCTTCCAGAGCTCGGCCGTCATGGCGCTGCAGGAGGCGTGCGAGGCCTACCTGGTGGGGCTCTTCGAGGACACCAACCTGTGCGCCATCCACGCCAAGCGCGTCACCATCATGCCCAAGGACATCCAGCTGGCGCGCCGCATCCGCGGGGAGAGGGCCTGA